Sequence from the Terriglobales bacterium genome:
CTGTGATCGCGTGAGGTGAATATGAGTTTGGAATCCATCATCATGCTGGTTATCAGCATACTTATGACCGTGTACCTGTTTTACGCATTGCTGCGTCCGGAGAAGTTCTGAAATGACTGCCAACGGTTGGTTCCAGGTACTCGTTTTTCTCGCCCTGATCCTGGCTGTCACCAAACCCATGGGCGTCTTCCTGACCCGTGTGTTCAACCGCGAGAAGACATTTATGGATCCCGTGCTGCGCCCCATCGAGCGCCTGCTCTATCGCATTACAGGCGTAGATGAGAACCGTGAGATGCGCTGGACCGAGTACGCCGTTTCCATGCTACTGTTCAGCGTCGTCTCCATGCTTCTGCTCTATTTGCTGGAGCGTGTCCAGGGATTCCTGCCCTTCAACCCTCAGAAGCTCGCGGCTGTTGTGCCTGATCTCGCGTTCAACACCGCCGCCTCATTCACCACCAATACCAACTGGCAGAACTACAGTGGCGAAACCACCATGAGCTATCTCACGCAGATGGCTGGCCTCGCCTACCACAATTTCGTTTCGGCTGCGGTTGGTATCGCCATAGCGATCGCCTTCATTCGCGGCATCGCCCGGCGGGAGATGCAAACCATCGGCAACTTCTGGGTCGATTTCGTCCGCTCTTGCCTGTGGGTGCTCTTGCCGTTCTGCATCGTTGGTGCCCTGGCCTTGGTTTCGCAGGGCGTGGTTCAGAACCTCAAGCCCTACGATACGGTCAAGCTGGTCGAGCCGCAGCAGGTGCAGAAGGTCGGTCAGGATGGGAAACCTGTTACCGGTCCGGATGGCAAGCCGGTGATGGACACGGTAAGCGAGCAGACCATCGCCCAGGGGCCGGTCGCTTCGCAGGAGATCATCAAAGAATGGGGCACCAATGGCGGCGGCTTTTTCAACGCCAATAGCGCGCATCCTTTCGAGAATCCAACGCCGCTCTCCAATCTGATTGAGCTGTTCAGCATTTTTGCGGTCTCAGCGGGTCTGACCTACACCCTGGGACGCATGACGAAATCCCAGGCTCACGGTTGGGCAGTCTGGGCGGCCATGGCGATCCTCTTCCTCGTCGGCGTAACGACG
This genomic interval carries:
- the kdpF gene encoding K(+)-transporting ATPase subunit F, translating into MSLESIIMLVISILMTVYLFYALLRPEKF
- the kdpA gene encoding potassium-transporting ATPase subunit KdpA; this encodes MTANGWFQVLVFLALILAVTKPMGVFLTRVFNREKTFMDPVLRPIERLLYRITGVDENREMRWTEYAVSMLLFSVVSMLLLYLLERVQGFLPFNPQKLAAVVPDLAFNTAASFTTNTNWQNYSGETTMSYLTQMAGLAYHNFVSAAVGIAIAIAFIRGIARREMQTIGNFWVDFVRSCLWVLLPFCIVGALALVSQGVVQNLKPYDTVKLVEPQQVQKVGQDGKPVTGPDGKPVMDTVSEQTIAQGPVASQEIIKEWGTNGGGFFNANSAHPFENPTPLSNLIELFSIFAVSAGLTYTLGRMTKSQAHGWAVWAAMAILFLVGVTTVYWAEARGNPLLAAGVNQQVTAHQPGGNMEGKEVRFGVSASALFATVTTDASCGAINGWHDSYTPLGGMVPLVNMMLSEVIFGGVGAGMYGMLIYVVLAVFIAGLMVGRTPEYLGKKIEAYDVKMAMLVALVFPLVILTFTAISAIKPYGTSSISNPGPHGLSQVLYAFVSQAANNGSAFGGLNGNTLWYNTAGGITMLVGRFLMILPMLAIAGNLARKKYVPPSLGTFPVT